One genomic region from Rosa rugosa chromosome 1, drRosRugo1.1, whole genome shotgun sequence encodes:
- the LOC133726449 gene encoding AAA-ATPase ASD, mitochondrial-like yields MMMMMGEMWPQLGSVIASAMFAYAMFQQYFPYQLRGPIEKYTQKLFGYVYPYIHISFDEYSGEWRTRSELFTTIQSYLSTKSSTEAKRLKAQDVKDSKSLVLAMDDNEEVTDEFQGIKLWWASRKNAPIQSSFSFYPRSDEKRHYKLTFHRRHRDIITGSYLDHVRKQGKAIAVSNRQRKLYINNPAENWSYYKATKWSPVVFEHPATFETMAMEPKKKEEIVNDLIKFSKGKDYYAKIGKAWKRGYLLYGPPGTGKSTMIAAMSNLMNYDVYDLELTTVKNNTELRKLLIETPNRAIIVIEDIDCSLDLTGQRKKKKEKDDEDKEEKDPIKKMRGGEERKPSEVTLSGLLNFIDGIWSACGGERIIVFTTNFVDKLDPALIRRGRMDKHIELSYCCYEAFKVLARNYLDLESHELFGTIERLLGETNMTPADVAENLMPKSDIDGADSCLKALIEALETAKEEARVKAEEEVKLKAEEEAKLKAEKEAKLKEEEEAKLKPEKEEKEKVESAKEVVKCKLCNGTSAKQDGKENGVIH; encoded by the coding sequence atgatgatgatgatgggagAAATGTGGCCTCAGCTGGGCTCAGTGATTGCCAGTGCCATGTTTGCATATGCCATGTTTCAACAATACTTTCCTTATCAACTTCGAGGCCCTATCGAAAAATATACCCAGAAATTGTTCGGCTATGTGTACCCTTACATCCATATTTCCTTTGATGAGTATTCAGGCGAGTGGCGCACGCGCAGTGAACTCTTTACTACCATCCAAAGCTACCTCAGCACCAAGTCCTCTACAGAAGCGAAACGGCTGAAAGCTCAAGATGTCAAAGACAGCAAGTCTCTAGTCCTTGCCATGGATGATAATGAAGAGGTGACGGATGAGTTTCAAGGCATTAAGCTGTGGTGGGCTTCCAGGAAAAACGCGCCTATACAATCTTCATTCTCCTTCTATCCTCGGTCCGATGAGAAGAGACATTATAAGCTGACCTTCCACAGACGCCACCGCGATATAATCACGGGGTCTTATCTTGACCATGTAAGGAAACAAGGCAAGGCAATAGCAGTGAGCAACAGGCAAAGAAAGCTCTACATTAACAATCCAGCTGAGAATTGGTCTTATTACAAAGCAACTAAATGGAGCCCTGTAGTTTTTGAGCACCCTGCAACATTTGAGACCATGGCAATGGAGccgaaaaagaaagaggaaattgTCAATGACCTCATCAAGTTCAGCAAGGGGAAAGACTACTATGCGAAAATAGGGAAGGCTTGGAAGCGGGGTTATCTTCTGTATGGGCCACCAGGCACTGGTAAGTCCACCATGATTGCTGCCATGTCTAACCTCATGAACTATGATGTTTATGATCTTGAGCTGACCACGGTGAAGAACAACACTGAGCTGAGGAAGTTGCTGATTGAGACTCCAAACAGGGCTATTATTGTGATTGAGGACATTGATTGCTCGCTTGATCTCACGGGGCaacgaaagaagaagaaggagaaggatgaTGAAGATAAAGAGGAAAAGGATCCGATTAAAAAAATGAGGGGAGGAGAAGAAAGGAAACCAAGTGAGGTTACGTTATCCGGGCTATTGAACTTCATTGATGGTATTTGGTCAGCTTGTGGAGGTGAAAGAATCATTGTGTTTACCACTAATTTTGTGGACAAACTTGATCCTGCTCTCATAAGAAGAGGAAGGATGGACAAGCATATTGAATTGTCCTACTGTTGCTATGAAGCATTCAAAGTGCTTGCAAGGAACTATTTGGATCTGGAGTCGCATGAACTGTTTGGTACCATTGAACGGTTGTTGGGGGAGACCAACATGACTCCAGCTGATGTGGCAGAGAATTTGATGCCCAAATCTGATATAGACGGTGCTGATTCTTGTTTGAAGGCCTTGATTGAAGCTCTCGAGACTGCAAAGGAGGAGGCAAGAGTGAAGGCTGAGGAAGAAGTGAAGCTGAAGGCAGAGGAAGAAGCCAAACTGAAGGCAGAGAAAGAAGCAAAATtgaaggaagaggaagaagcaaaATTGAAGccagagaaagaagagaaggaaaaggTCGAGTCTGCTAAAGAAGTGGTGAAATGTAAATTATGTAATGGAACATCAGCCAAACAAGATGGGAAAGAAAATGGAGTCATACATTGA
- the LOC133726452 gene encoding AAA-ATPase At3g28580-like, with protein MKMMGEMFAQLGSLIATVMFVYTICKQYLPYNLQGLVVTYSHKLFGFVYPYIQITFDEYADDFRKRSEVYSAIQSYLSTKSSTTAKRLKAHDVKGSSTLVLGMADNEEVTEDFRGIKLWWASMKDSSKKNSFSFNPEYDEKRYFKLTFHRQHRDVIMGCYLDHVRKEGKEIAMRNRQRKLYINNSGKGKWSHVVFEHPATFETLAMDPNKKDEILNDLVKFSAGKEYYAKIGKAWKRGYLLYGPPGTGKSTMIAAMSNLMNYDVYDLELTAVKDNTELRKLLIDITGKSIIVIEDIDCSLDLTGQRKKKKEKEEEDKEEKDPIRKMSGEEETTTSKVTLSGLLNFIDGIWSACGGERLIVFTTNYVDKLDPALIRRGRMDKHVELSYCCYESFKVLVRNYLDLESHKLFGSIQRLLGETNMTPADVAENLMPKSVFEDADSCLKNLIEALEAAKEETRVKAEEEAKLKAEKEAKEKHETANEQVKCNGTSAEGRLCEEVKENGV; from the coding sequence atgaagatgatgggTGAAATGTTTGCTCAATTAGGCTCTCTGATTGCCACTGTGATGTTTGTTTATACAATATGTAAACAATACTTGCCCTACAATCTCCAGGGCCTTGTTGTAACATATAGCCACAAATTGTTTGGATTTGTGTACCCTTACATCCAAATCACCTTTGATGAATATGCTGATGATTTTCGCAAACGCAGCGAGGTTTACTCTGCTATCCAGAGCTACCTCAGCACCAAGTCATCAACAACAGCGAAACGACTGAAAGCTCATGATGTCAAGGGGAGCAGCACCCTGGTTCTCGGCATGGCGGATAATGAAGAAGTTACTGAGGATTTTCGAGGGATCAAGCTCTGGTGGGCTTCTATGAAAGACTCGTCCAAAAAGAACTCCTTTTCTTTCAATCCTGAGTATGATGAGAAGAGATATTTCAAACTAACTTTCCACAGACAACATAGGGATGTGATCATGGGGTGTTATCTTGATCATGTTAGGAAAGAAGGGAAGGAGATTGCGATGAGGAATAGACAAAGAAAGCTTTACATCAACAACAGCGGCAAAGGGAAGTGGAGTCATGTGGTGTTTGAGCACCCTGCAACATTTGAGACTTTGGCAATGGACCCAAACAAGAAAGATGAAATACTGAATGATCTGGTGAAGTTTAGCGCTGGGAAAGAGTACTATGCTAAAATCGGGAAGGCTTGGAAGCGAGGCTATCTTCTATATGGGCCACCAGGAACTGGAAAGTCAACCATGATTGCTGCAATGTCTAACCTCATGAACTATGATGTTTATGATCTTGAGTTGACGGCTGTCAAGGATAACACTGAATTGAGGAAGCTGTTGATTGACATAACAGGGAAGTCGATTATCGTGATTGAAGACATTGATTGCTCGCTTGATCTTACTggtcaaagaaagaagaaaaaagagaaggaggaggaagataAGGAAGAAAAGGACCCGATTCGGAAAATGAGTGGAGAAGAAGAAACCACAACCAGCAAGGTTACTTTGTCAGGGCTGTTGAACTTTATTGATGGGATTTGGTCAGCTTGTGGAGGTGAAAGATTGATCGTGTTTACTACTAACTATGTGGACAAGCTTGATCCTGCTCTTATAAGAAGAGGAAGGATGGACAAGCATGTTGAGTTGTCTTACTGTTGCTATGAATCATTCAAAGTGCTTGTTAGGAACTATTTGGATTTGGAGTCGCATAAACTGTTTGGAAGCATTCAACGGTTGTTGGGGGAGACTAATATGACTCCTGCTGATGTTGCTGAGAACTTGATGCCGAAATCTGTTTTTGAAGACGCTGATTCTTGTTTGAAGAACTTGATTGAAGCACTCGAGGCTGCGAAGGAGGAGACAAGGGTGAAGGCAGAGGAAGAAGCAAAATTGAAAGCAGAGAAGGAAGCAAAGGAGAAACATGAGACTGCTAATGAGCAAGTCAAATGTAATGGAACATCAGCTGAAGGAAGATTATGTGAAGAAGTTAAAGAAAATGGTGTCTGA
- the LOC133726459 gene encoding thaumatin-like protein has product MKLPVFVASFPLFLTWSSMLFGHGAAETVKFKIHNKCPFPIWPATAPNNGQPVIADGGFSLPASQSKLITAPGSWSGRIWARTGCNFASNRSPACETGDCDGRLACNGLIGTPPVTLVQVALQADKGNPNYYDVSVVDGYNLPVSVLSKPVASNCAISGCLKDLKTKCPEKLQVLNSARKVVACKSACLAFNKDSYCCRNQYGTPDKCKPSEYSKIFKDACPSYYSYAYDSPPPLVNCKADEYLITFCPSGWGGQHASI; this is encoded by the exons ATGAAGCTACCAGTGTTTGTTGCTTCTTTTCCTCTGTTTCTAACATGGAGTTCCATGTTATTTG GACATGGAGCAGCAGAGACAGTTAAATTTAAAATACACAACAAGTGCCCCTTCCCCATATGGCCAGCAACTGCTCCCAACAATGGTCAACCGGTGATAGCTGATGGTGGCTTCTCCCTCCCGGCTAGCCAGTCTAAGCTTATTACGGCCCCGGGGTCATGGAGCGGTCGGATTTGGGCCCGAACAGGATGCAACTTTGCCTCTAATAGGAGTCCTGCTTGTGAAACTGGAGACTGTGATGGAAGACTAGCATGCAATGGACTAATAGGCACTCCACCAGTGACATTGGTGCAAGTTGCGCTTCAAGCCGACAAAGGCAACCCAAATTACTATGATGTGAGCGTGGTCGATGGATACAATCTTCCGGTTTCAGTCCTATCAAAGCCCGTAGCATCGAATTGTGCTATTAGTGGGTGCTTGAAAGACTTGAAAACTAAGTGTCCAGAAAAGCTTCAGGTTTTGAACAGCGCAAGGAAAGTAGTAGCTTGCAAAAGTGCCTGCTTGGCATTTAATAAGGACTCATATTGTTGCAGAAATCAGTATGGAACTCCAGACAAATGCAAGCCGAGTGAGTACTCCAAGATATTCAAAGATGCTTGTCCCTCTTATTATAGCTATGCTTATGATTCACCACCTCCATTGGTGAACTGCAAGGCCGATGAGTATTTGATTACCTTTTGTCCTTCAGGCTGGGGTGGTCAGCATGCTTCCATATAA